One genomic region from Evansella sp. LMS18 encodes:
- a CDS encoding SA1362 family protein, producing MLRHSLHPLVLTILGLAVLGLAVRLFTSPGSLLMQILVTVGIVAILLFVFRRFVMPKIMGEQAAYSPQQSAQVQKANARKKYAGAKSQKPDKKKRVSRPLVKRQSNVKLTVIEGKKNKKKNRALF from the coding sequence ATGCTGCGTCACTCATTACATCCACTCGTGTTAACCATTCTCGGCCTGGCTGTTCTGGGGTTAGCTGTCCGGTTATTCACTTCTCCAGGGTCTTTGCTTATGCAGATTCTGGTTACTGTTGGGATAGTAGCCATTTTGCTGTTTGTATTCAGAAGATTTGTTATGCCAAAGATTATGGGAGAGCAAGCCGCTTATTCCCCTCAGCAAAGTGCCCAGGTCCAAAAAGCAAATGCACGAAAAAAATATGCTGGCGCGAAAAGCCAGAAACCAGATAAAAAGAAACGTGTATCAAGGCCACTTGTTAAACGACAGTCAAATGTAAAGCTTACGGTCATTGAAGGAAAAAAGAACAAGAAAAAGAACCGAGCTTTATTCTAA
- a CDS encoding YqhR family membrane protein: protein MGSNELEQNETEKEMSFNAVIAITGFVGGLFWSLISYLAFYLNFSRVGPALVLMPWALGEWKETWIGQLVSIGVISVLSIGIAFGYRLIFVKINKPWPGLLYGVGLWGFIFIILNPVFPGLKPIMSLDINTLVTNLCLFAVYGLFIGYSISYEYHERTEHEGETIQS, encoded by the coding sequence GTGGGCAGCAATGAATTGGAGCAAAACGAGACAGAGAAAGAGATGTCATTTAATGCTGTTATTGCAATTACAGGATTTGTTGGAGGGCTATTCTGGAGTCTCATCAGTTATCTGGCTTTTTACCTGAATTTCTCCCGTGTGGGACCAGCTCTCGTATTAATGCCCTGGGCTCTTGGGGAATGGAAAGAAACATGGATCGGGCAGCTGGTCAGTATAGGAGTAATCTCTGTACTTTCCATCGGAATTGCTTTTGGTTACAGGCTGATCTTCGTGAAAATAAACAAACCGTGGCCTGGCCTCCTATACGGGGTGGGACTGTGGGGATTTATCTTCATTATCTTAAATCCGGTTTTTCCGGGGCTTAAACCGATAATGAGCCTGGACATTAACACACTCGTAACAAACCTTTGCCTGTTTGCTGTGTATGGCTTATTCATTGGTTATTCGATTTCTTATGAATACCATGAAAGAACGGAGCATGAGGGTGAAACTATTCAAAGCTGA
- a CDS encoding Xaa-Pro peptidase family protein encodes MSRIEKIRQSFSDYEIDGILITSGYNRRYMTGFTGTAGVALISGGEAKFITDFRYTEQAENQAQGYEIVQHKGPIHEEIAAQISEMGIKNLGFEKDHVTYSTYEVYRENLGAKLVPVSGLIEKMRLIKDEQELKTIREAVAIADSAFEHILGLIKPGVKEIDVSNELEFFMRKQGAISSAFDIIVASGNRSALPHGVASDKTIEAGELVTLDFGAYYKGYCSDITRTLAVGNPSDELKKIYNTVLEAQIKGVEGIKPGMTGKEADALTRDHITDKGYGQYFGHSTGHGLGMEVHEGPGLSFKSDTVLEPGMVVTVEPGIYIAGLGGTRIEDDIVITENGNEILSKSSKELIILGED; translated from the coding sequence ATGAGTCGGATAGAAAAGATACGCCAGAGTTTCAGCGATTACGAAATTGACGGAATACTTATAACAAGCGGCTATAACCGCCGTTATATGACTGGTTTTACAGGAACAGCGGGGGTTGCCCTTATATCCGGAGGCGAGGCAAAATTCATTACAGACTTCCGGTATACAGAGCAGGCGGAAAATCAGGCGCAAGGTTATGAAATTGTCCAGCATAAAGGACCGATACACGAAGAAATTGCAGCGCAGATTTCTGAAATGGGAATTAAAAACCTTGGTTTTGAGAAGGATCATGTTACATACAGTACATATGAAGTATACCGGGAGAACCTCGGTGCAAAGTTAGTCCCTGTCAGTGGTCTTATTGAAAAAATGAGACTCATCAAAGATGAACAGGAACTGAAGACAATCAGAGAAGCGGTCGCTATTGCTGACTCAGCCTTCGAACATATTCTAGGGCTTATTAAACCTGGTGTTAAAGAAATCGATGTATCGAATGAACTGGAGTTTTTCATGAGAAAGCAAGGTGCTATTTCCTCAGCGTTTGATATTATTGTCGCGTCCGGAAACAGATCTGCTCTGCCTCATGGTGTGGCAAGCGATAAGACGATCGAAGCCGGAGAACTGGTAACCCTTGATTTTGGGGCGTATTATAAAGGTTATTGTTCCGACATTACAAGAACGCTGGCAGTTGGAAATCCGTCAGACGAACTTAAAAAGATTTATAATACAGTTCTTGAAGCACAAATTAAAGGTGTGGAAGGAATTAAACCGGGTATGACAGGTAAAGAGGCGGATGCTCTTACCCGGGATCATATCACTGATAAAGGTTATGGCCAGTATTTCGGCCATTCTACCGGTCACGGGCTCGGTATGGAAGTACATGAGGGTCCGGGACTGTCATTCAAATCAGATACAGTACTCGAGCCGGGGATGGTCGTGACAGTGGAACCTGGAATTTACATCGCCGGACTGGGTGGAACACGTATTGAGGACGATATTGTTATTACCGAAAACGGTAATGAAATTCTTTCTAAATCCTCAAAGGAGCTAATAATTTTAGGGGAAGATTAA
- the efp gene encoding elongation factor P: MISVNDLRTGLTIEVDNDIWQVMDFQHVKPGKGAAFVRTKLKSLRGGGIQEKTFRAGEKVGKAHIENSKMQYLYASGDTHTFMDNQSYEQLELPEAQLTEQLKYLKENMEVQILQYQGEILGIDVPNTVELKVTETEPGIKGDTASGGTKAAVLETGLSVQVPFFVNEGDVLIIDTRNGQYVSRA, translated from the coding sequence ATGATTTCTGTGAACGATTTGAGAACAGGTTTAACAATTGAAGTAGATAATGATATCTGGCAGGTAATGGATTTTCAGCATGTGAAGCCAGGTAAAGGAGCTGCTTTCGTAAGAACGAAGCTGAAAAGCTTAAGAGGCGGAGGTATTCAGGAAAAAACCTTCCGTGCCGGGGAGAAAGTCGGGAAAGCTCATATTGAAAACAGTAAGATGCAGTATTTGTATGCGAGCGGTGATACACATACTTTCATGGATAATCAATCTTATGAGCAGCTTGAACTTCCGGAAGCACAGCTGACAGAACAGCTGAAATATCTGAAGGAGAATATGGAAGTACAGATACTTCAGTATCAGGGTGAAATTCTTGGTATTGATGTACCTAATACTGTAGAGCTGAAAGTAACAGAAACAGAACCAGGCATAAAAGGAGATACTGCTTCAGGTGGCACGAAAGCAGCGGTACTCGAAACAGGCCTATCAGTACAGGTACCTTTCTTTGTTAATGAAGGGGATGTACTGATAATCGATACTCGGAATGGACAGTATGTATCCCGGGCATAA
- the spoIIIAA gene encoding stage III sporulation protein AA — translation MKEILKILPEAIRKNTILLPDNVLGEAEEIRLRVNRPVEIRTRDSTYTLMNESRPYIFSEKESVLMMSLLSQHSVYRLEEELKRGYITVSGGHRVGLAGRVIMEKGEVKGIRDISSYNIRIARQKKGAAEKYISRLQKQGEWCHTLIIGPPKTGKTTLLRDFARLISSGSSGKIYAKNVGIIDERSELAGSVRGVPQHEFGVKVDILDACSKAEGLMMMIRSMSPEVIIVDEIGRREDGEAIMEAVHAGVTIFASVHGESLEDIKKRPTISALLKQGVFQRAIELNTKSRTGNVRNLEYLPERPVGVKR, via the coding sequence GTGAAAGAGATCCTTAAAATCCTACCAGAAGCGATCAGAAAAAATACAATTCTTCTGCCGGATAATGTGCTTGGCGAAGCGGAAGAGATCAGGCTCAGAGTGAACCGGCCGGTGGAAATACGGACGAGGGACAGCACATATACACTTATGAATGAGTCCCGCCCATATATTTTTAGCGAGAAAGAGTCTGTCCTGATGATGAGCCTCCTCAGCCAGCATTCTGTTTACCGGCTTGAAGAAGAACTGAAACGCGGCTATATAACGGTGTCAGGGGGACACAGAGTAGGACTGGCTGGCAGAGTGATTATGGAAAAGGGCGAAGTAAAAGGTATACGTGATATCAGTTCCTACAATATCCGTATAGCCAGACAGAAAAAAGGGGCCGCAGAGAAGTATATCTCCCGGCTGCAGAAGCAGGGGGAATGGTGCCATACGTTAATTATCGGCCCCCCGAAAACAGGGAAAACCACCCTTCTTCGGGATTTTGCAAGGCTTATCAGTTCAGGGAGCAGCGGAAAAATATACGCAAAAAATGTAGGGATTATCGATGAAAGATCAGAACTGGCTGGTTCAGTCAGGGGAGTGCCACAGCATGAATTTGGCGTTAAGGTAGACATCCTTGATGCCTGTTCCAAAGCGGAGGGGCTGATGATGATGATTCGCTCGATGAGTCCCGAAGTTATTATCGTTGATGAAATAGGCAGAAGGGAAGACGGCGAGGCGATTATGGAAGCTGTCCATGCGGGAGTAACTATATTTGCTTCTGTGCATGGAGAAAGTCTGGAAGACATTAAGAAGAGACCGACTATATCAGCACTTTTGAAACAAGGAGTGTTTCAGCGTGCAATAGAGCTTAATACTAAATCCAGGACAGGAAATGTAAGGAACCTGGAGTATTTACCTGAACGCCCTGTCGGAGTTAAACGATGA
- the spoIIIAB gene encoding stage III sporulation protein SpoIIIAB, with translation MKLAGALLIILAATVFGWEFSSRLSRRTRQIRELKLAFEALETEMVFGMTPLPLACSKVGKQAGPLLGRFFEKVADRLCIEEASASEIWQKTLDSWKGTSDLSAAEINILQQFGQTLGQQDMENQRKQIRLAISYFNQEEEQAAESQKKYESMYKSLGFLGGALIVLIML, from the coding sequence ATGAAACTGGCAGGAGCGTTGTTAATAATACTGGCAGCTACGGTTTTTGGATGGGAATTTTCAAGCAGGCTTTCAAGAAGAACAAGACAAATCAGGGAGTTGAAGCTCGCCTTTGAAGCACTGGAGACAGAAATGGTCTTCGGCATGACACCTCTTCCTCTCGCCTGCAGTAAAGTTGGAAAACAGGCAGGGCCGTTGCTTGGAAGGTTTTTTGAAAAGGTGGCAGACAGACTCTGTATTGAAGAAGCGTCAGCTTCAGAAATCTGGCAAAAAACGCTGGATAGCTGGAAAGGTACGTCAGACTTATCTGCAGCTGAGATAAACATTCTGCAGCAGTTTGGCCAGACACTGGGCCAGCAGGATATGGAAAACCAGCGAAAACAGATCAGGCTGGCAATTTCTTATTTTAATCAGGAGGAAGAGCAGGCTGCTGAATCCCAGAAAAAATATGAATCTATGTATAAAAGCCTGGGTTTTTTAGGCGGGGCGCTAATTGTGCTTATCATGCTCTGA
- the spoIIIAC gene encoding stage III sporulation protein AC, translating to MNYDVSLIFQIAGVGIVVAMIHTVLKQMGKEEIANWVTLIAFVVVLYMVASVVDDLFQKIRSVFLFQS from the coding sequence GTGAATTATGATGTCAGCTTGATTTTTCAGATAGCAGGTGTAGGGATAGTAGTTGCTATGATCCATACAGTGCTGAAGCAGATGGGGAAAGAGGAAATCGCCAATTGGGTCACACTGATTGCTTTTGTGGTTGTGTTATATATGGTGGCCTCCGTAGTGGATGATCTTTTCCAGAAGATACGAAGCGTGTTCCTTTTCCAAAGCTGA
- the spoIIIAD gene encoding stage III sporulation protein AD, with translation MEIIQIVGLGMIATFLALVVKEHKPIFAFLLTVFTGVIIFIFLIDQIAMIIGLLEQLAESANINIVYVQTVLKIIGIAYIAEFGAQIAKDAGQGAMASKIELAGKVLIMVMAIPIISVIIETVIGLIPGS, from the coding sequence ATTGAGATCATCCAGATAGTCGGCTTAGGTATGATTGCAACCTTTCTTGCACTGGTGGTAAAAGAACATAAGCCAATATTCGCCTTTTTGCTGACGGTATTTACCGGTGTTATTATCTTTATTTTTCTCATAGACCAGATAGCGATGATCATTGGCCTGCTGGAACAACTTGCAGAAAGTGCAAATATCAATATCGTCTACGTTCAGACAGTTCTTAAGATAATCGGGATTGCGTATATAGCAGAGTTCGGTGCCCAGATTGCAAAGGATGCCGGCCAGGGTGCAATGGCTTCAAAGATTGAATTAGCAGGTAAAGTCCTGATTATGGTTATGGCAATCCCGATAATATCCGTAATCATCGAAACAGTTATTGGTCTTATACCTGGTTCTTAA
- the spoIIIAE gene encoding stage III sporulation protein AE, which produces MKGRRATAALLLFVFISAFLLPAFPAFGEDEVPQQDELIEEQLDRLGIEEIMGFWDEILMENEGFLPEIQRGEFMEFVKGDKQFSPGAWISGFLRFLLHEIFANGKLLGTLILLAVFSMILSQLQQAFEQHAISKVAYAITYMVLMIIALNSFHLAMQFAQSAIETMSSFMVSLVPLLLVLMASSGSVTSVALFHPVILFLVHTSGIFVQYFVMPLLFLSTLLLIVSTMTEHYKVTKLAQFLRNIAMGGLGVFLTVFLGVLSVQGATAAVADGIAIRTAKFVTGNFIPVVGRMFTDAADTVMGASVLLKNTVGVAGVALLLLICAFPALKVLSLALIYTFTAAVLQPLGGGPIIQCLTIIGKSVLFIFAALAAVSLMFFLSLTILVVSGNLSLMMR; this is translated from the coding sequence GTGAAAGGAAGAAGAGCCACCGCAGCTTTACTGTTATTTGTTTTTATTTCAGCTTTTCTTCTCCCGGCTTTCCCGGCTTTTGGAGAGGACGAGGTGCCACAGCAGGACGAGCTTATAGAAGAGCAGCTGGACAGGCTTGGAATAGAAGAAATCATGGGATTCTGGGATGAGATACTGATGGAAAATGAAGGCTTCCTGCCGGAAATCCAGCGCGGGGAATTCATGGAGTTTGTTAAGGGAGACAAGCAGTTTTCACCCGGTGCATGGATAAGCGGTTTCCTCCGCTTTCTGCTTCATGAAATATTCGCAAACGGCAAGCTATTGGGAACCCTTATTCTTCTTGCAGTATTCAGTATGATTTTGTCCCAGCTTCAGCAGGCATTCGAGCAGCATGCAATAAGCAAGGTTGCATACGCGATTACTTATATGGTCCTGATGATTATAGCATTAAACAGCTTTCATCTTGCCATGCAGTTCGCCCAATCCGCGATCGAGACAATGAGCAGTTTTATGGTCTCCCTTGTGCCTCTGCTTCTTGTATTAATGGCTTCTTCAGGAAGTGTGACATCTGTTGCATTATTCCATCCTGTCATTCTGTTCCTTGTCCATACGAGCGGTATATTTGTCCAGTATTTTGTTATGCCGCTATTGTTTCTGTCTACTTTGCTCCTGATTGTCAGTACGATGACGGAGCATTACAAGGTGACAAAACTTGCCCAGTTCCTGAGGAATATCGCTATGGGAGGTCTCGGTGTATTTCTCACCGTGTTTCTCGGAGTGCTTTCTGTCCAGGGGGCCACCGCAGCGGTTGCAGACGGTATAGCCATCAGGACTGCCAAATTTGTAACCGGCAACTTCATTCCTGTAGTAGGGAGAATGTTCACAGATGCAGCCGATACAGTGATGGGAGCCTCTGTACTGCTTAAAAACACAGTTGGTGTCGCCGGGGTGGCACTCCTTCTTCTCATCTGTGCTTTCCCTGCACTGAAGGTTTTGTCACTTGCGCTAATTTACACTTTTACGGCTGCTGTATTACAGCCGCTCGGTGGAGGGCCAATCATTCAGTGCCTGACGATTATAGGAAAGTCTGTATTATTCATTTTCGCCGCTCTGGCAGCAGTGTCACTGATGTTCTTTTTGTCCCTGACAATCCTGGTCGTTTCAGGAAATCTTTCGCTGATGATGAGATGA
- the spoIIIAF gene encoding stage III sporulation protein AF produces MSMVTAWITNIILLILFATVLELILPNSKMQRYVKLVVGLMLLMVMLQPLLSVFQADPEELLAEISSAASMNTSGDSSLLDSKKMDIEEVQLAYISEQMAVQLKEQAADAVREKFEVVMKEVTVNIQDYPENEEELKNFLTEIVVHLESPGEEVDERGVEIINIDPVEINKEPLTEAAEASDRLTREIQAFLGELWSMPEEKIHVLVNG; encoded by the coding sequence ATGAGCATGGTTACTGCCTGGATTACTAATATTATTCTTCTGATTTTATTTGCAACAGTGCTGGAACTCATACTCCCCAATTCAAAGATGCAGCGCTACGTCAAGCTTGTCGTTGGATTAATGCTGCTAATGGTAATGCTTCAACCCCTCCTTTCTGTTTTTCAGGCAGATCCGGAAGAGCTGCTTGCGGAGATCTCTTCTGCAGCGAGTATGAACACAAGCGGGGATTCAAGTTTACTTGATTCAAAGAAAATGGATATAGAAGAGGTACAACTTGCATATATTTCAGAACAGATGGCTGTCCAATTAAAAGAACAGGCCGCAGATGCTGTGAGAGAAAAGTTTGAGGTGGTGATGAAAGAGGTGACAGTTAACATTCAGGACTACCCGGAAAATGAAGAAGAACTGAAAAACTTTCTTACCGAAATTGTCGTGCATCTGGAAAGCCCTGGCGAGGAGGTTGATGAGCGGGGAGTAGAAATTATTAACATTGACCCGGTCGAAATTAACAAGGAGCCTTTAACAGAAGCAGCAGAAGCATCAGATAGATTAACCCGGGAGATCCAGGCGTTCCTCGGAGAATTATGGAGCATGCCTGAAGAAAAAATCCATGTTCTGGTGAACGGGTAA
- the spoIIIAG gene encoding stage III sporulation protein AG, protein MSEKKGPDWLKGLSDKSRGKKLNIKYLFILMGAGVLFMLIGSFLQGDEEKQHEPVMERTAGEEKAAEEVFKSDSKPKEITTMSDYESFYESQLERALEEVVGVSDVTVVVNLAETEKTVYKTNENTKEQYTDETDREGGKREVKDKTRDEQVVIIRNGDREEPLIVKTEKPDIKGVLIVASGVDNIQVKTWVVEAVSRVLDVPSHRVSVLPKKTKGES, encoded by the coding sequence TTGTCTGAAAAAAAGGGACCGGACTGGCTGAAGGGACTTTCCGATAAGAGCCGGGGGAAAAAGCTGAATATAAAATATCTTTTTATCTTAATGGGGGCAGGAGTTCTGTTTATGCTTATCGGGTCATTCCTGCAGGGTGATGAAGAAAAACAGCACGAGCCGGTAATGGAACGGACAGCGGGCGAAGAAAAAGCCGCTGAGGAGGTTTTCAAATCGGACAGCAAACCTAAAGAAATAACAACGATGTCCGACTATGAATCATTTTATGAATCACAGCTGGAAAGAGCGCTTGAGGAGGTGGTGGGTGTTTCTGATGTAACTGTCGTTGTTAATCTGGCAGAAACAGAAAAGACGGTATATAAGACAAACGAGAATACAAAAGAACAGTATACAGATGAAACGGACCGGGAGGGAGGAAAGCGGGAAGTCAAAGACAAGACCAGGGATGAGCAGGTTGTAATAATTCGGAATGGAGACAGGGAAGAACCTCTTATTGTAAAAACTGAGAAACCAGATATAAAAGGGGTGCTCATCGTCGCCAGTGGGGTGGACAACATACAAGTAAAAACATGGGTGGTGGAAGCCGTAAGCCGTGTGCTGGATGTGCCGTCACACAGAGTCTCTGTACTGCCTAAGAAAACGAAGGGGGAGTCTTAA
- a CDS encoding SpoIIIAH-like family protein, which translates to MVLKRQTVWLLTMLSLIVVLSVYYISMENMQPEEAMTGLHEEADSEGNSDSAGEFGPVDEDVTFIELEEVEDVLGESSLLTGMAAEEVFNTIRLQRMDARERLSEEYVNVFLSDESDTEVQVQALDKYEELRTLSQKEEMLETLIRSKGYDDALVIVEENDVKIYVKADDLSKSEAAELNKMAYEQLGDKNVRVGFQSGK; encoded by the coding sequence ATGGTGCTGAAAAGACAAACAGTCTGGTTGTTAACAATGCTCAGTTTAATCGTCGTCCTGTCCGTCTACTATATCTCAATGGAGAATATGCAGCCGGAGGAAGCAATGACCGGGCTGCATGAGGAAGCAGACAGTGAAGGAAATTCAGATTCAGCAGGTGAATTTGGGCCGGTTGATGAAGATGTAACTTTCATTGAGCTGGAGGAAGTGGAAGATGTGCTTGGAGAGAGCTCGCTCCTAACAGGCATGGCGGCGGAAGAAGTGTTTAATACAATAAGATTGCAGCGGATGGATGCAAGGGAGAGACTGAGCGAAGAGTATGTGAATGTATTCTTATCCGATGAATCAGATACAGAGGTGCAGGTACAGGCACTGGATAAGTATGAAGAGCTTCGGACACTGTCGCAAAAAGAGGAAATGCTGGAAACACTTATTCGGTCAAAAGGGTATGACGATGCACTTGTAATTGTAGAAGAGAATGACGTGAAGATCTATGTAAAAGCGGATGATCTGTCAAAATCGGAAGCTGCAGAGTTAAATAAAATGGCTTATGAACAGCTTGGAGATAAAAATGTACGCGTCGGTTTTCAATCAGGAAAATAA
- the accB gene encoding acetyl-CoA carboxylase biotin carboxyl carrier protein, translated as MLKIQEIRELIKLIDQSSIEEFDFEQNGAKVSMKKQSAGGTVQAAVQSAPAAAPAVQGDKQETVRENNTAPAVAEAAVKEEQQPAPVNNTRSEELHTITSPMVGTFYQAPSPDSPPYVKTGDKVNEESVVCIVEAMKLMNEIEAEVKGEIVEVLAENGQLVEYGQELFLVKPE; from the coding sequence ATGTTAAAGATTCAGGAAATCCGTGAACTAATTAAACTCATCGATCAATCGAGCATTGAAGAATTTGATTTTGAACAAAACGGTGCGAAAGTTTCTATGAAAAAACAATCCGCCGGTGGAACAGTGCAGGCTGCTGTGCAGTCCGCGCCGGCTGCTGCCCCTGCTGTACAGGGTGATAAGCAGGAGACAGTCCGGGAGAATAACACTGCACCAGCAGTTGCTGAGGCAGCGGTGAAAGAAGAACAACAGCCTGCTCCTGTTAACAATACGAGGAGCGAGGAACTACATACAATCACTTCTCCAATGGTTGGAACTTTTTATCAGGCACCATCACCTGATTCTCCTCCATATGTAAAAACCGGGGATAAAGTGAACGAGGAGTCAGTCGTCTGTATTGTTGAAGCGATGAAACTAATGAATGAAATTGAAGCTGAAGTAAAAGGAGAAATAGTAGAAGTTTTAGCAGAGAATGGACAGCTTGTGGAATACGGGCAGGAACTATTCTTGGTGAAACCGGAATAG
- the accC gene encoding acetyl-CoA carboxylase biotin carboxylase subunit — MIKKVLVANRGEIAVRIIRACKELGIETVAVFSEADSDALHVRLADEAYCIGPTSSADSYLNFTNIMSVATLTEVDGIHPGYGFLAENAAFAEICEECNIEFIGPGPDAISQMGTKDVARTTMKRAGVPVVPGSEGIIDTPEDGVRLAEEMGYPVIIKATAGGGGKGIRVAKDEAELRKGISITQREAEANFGNPGVYIEKYIEDFRHVEIQVLADKHGNVIHLGERDCSIQRRLQKLVEETPSPAITPEKRQEMGDAAVRAAQAVDYVGAGTIEFIFDHNTGEFYFMEMNTRIQVEHPVTEMVTGIDLIKEQILVASGEKLSYTQEEVTFNGWSIECRINAENPDKNFMPSPGKIEMYLPPGGFGVRVDSAAFPGYVIPPYYDSMIAKVITFGNTRDEAIAKMKRALSEFVIEGVHTTIPFHLRLLDHEVFTGGDFNTKFLEKYPLKPESAE, encoded by the coding sequence TTGATTAAGAAGGTTCTCGTAGCTAACAGAGGAGAAATTGCAGTAAGGATTATACGTGCCTGCAAAGAACTTGGGATAGAAACTGTGGCAGTGTTCTCAGAAGCTGACAGTGACGCTCTTCATGTAAGGCTTGCGGACGAGGCATACTGCATTGGCCCCACTTCTTCAGCAGACAGCTATTTGAATTTTACTAATATAATGAGTGTTGCAACGCTGACTGAAGTAGACGGGATTCACCCGGGATACGGCTTTCTCGCTGAAAATGCAGCTTTTGCGGAAATCTGCGAAGAATGCAATATAGAGTTTATTGGCCCAGGTCCTGATGCGATCAGTCAAATGGGTACGAAAGATGTAGCGCGGACAACGATGAAGCGGGCAGGTGTTCCGGTTGTTCCTGGTTCAGAGGGAATCATTGATACCCCTGAAGACGGTGTCCGCCTTGCAGAGGAAATGGGCTATCCTGTAATCATAAAAGCAACTGCAGGAGGCGGCGGAAAAGGTATCAGGGTTGCCAAGGATGAAGCTGAACTGAGAAAAGGTATTTCCATTACCCAGCGTGAAGCTGAAGCCAATTTTGGAAATCCGGGAGTATATATTGAAAAATATATAGAAGATTTCCGTCATGTGGAAATCCAGGTTCTTGCAGATAAACATGGAAATGTTATCCACCTCGGGGAGCGGGATTGTTCTATTCAGAGGAGGCTGCAGAAGCTTGTTGAGGAAACTCCTTCACCTGCTATTACGCCAGAGAAGCGTCAGGAGATGGGTGATGCGGCAGTACGGGCAGCACAGGCAGTTGATTATGTAGGAGCAGGGACGATAGAATTTATTTTCGATCATAATACCGGTGAGTTTTATTTTATGGAAATGAATACAAGAATACAGGTAGAGCATCCTGTTACTGAAATGGTTACAGGAATTGACCTTATTAAAGAGCAAATTTTAGTTGCGTCCGGTGAGAAGCTCTCCTATACTCAAGAAGAAGTAACTTTTAATGGCTGGTCGATTGAGTGCCGTATTAATGCAGAAAACCCGGATAAAAACTTTATGCCTTCCCCAGGAAAAATTGAAATGTATCTTCCTCCCGGAGGTTTTGGTGTCCGGGTTGACAGCGCTGCTTTTCCTGGATATGTAATACCGCCGTATTATGATTCCATGATTGCTAAAGTGATTACTTTTGGGAACACCCGTGATGAGGCGATTGCAAAAATGAAACGTGCACTAAGCGAATTCGTAATTGAAGGTGTGCATACAACGATACCGTTCCATCTGCGGCTATTAGACCATGAAGTTTTCACCGGCGGCGACTTTAATACAAAATTTCTTGAAAAATATCCGTTAAAACCGGAATCGGCAGAGTGA
- a CDS encoding Asp23/Gls24 family envelope stress response protein: protein MENHMINMSDDKEELGKVEISPEVIEVIAGLAATEVEGVATMRGNFAAGVAERLGRKSTHGKGVKVDLGEEGIIVDAFIVTNYGVSIPDVCRKIQENIYQTLQNMTAIQLKEVNVHVVGVQFEQKNEAELQKKEQG from the coding sequence ATGGAGAACCATATGATTAATATGTCAGACGATAAAGAAGAACTGGGTAAGGTGGAGATTTCTCCTGAAGTTATTGAGGTAATTGCCGGCCTTGCAGCCACTGAAGTAGAAGGTGTGGCGACAATGAGAGGGAACTTTGCTGCAGGAGTAGCTGAACGTCTTGGCAGGAAAAGCACACACGGAAAAGGTGTGAAAGTGGACCTCGGTGAGGAAGGGATCATCGTTGATGCTTTTATAGTTACTAACTATGGGGTTTCTATTCCGGATGTATGCAGAAAAATCCAGGAAAATATTTATCAGACCTTGCAGAACATGACAGCTATTCAGCTTAAAGAAGTTAATGTTCATGTTGTTGGAGTACAGTTTGAACAAAAAAACGAAGCTGAGCTGCAAAAAAAGGAACAGGGATAA